The Bacteroidota bacterium genome includes the window CCTGCTTTGCGCCAGCTGTAACAGTGATGCAAAACTGAAAGAAGCAAAGCGAGCCACTATAAAGCAAGTCAGCAGTGTACCAGCCATGAGTGCACTGCCTTACTACAACGAGGCGAGCTTCACACCCCAGTGGTTCGGCTCGCCGGCTGATGTGCCTCCCGGCTTTCACAGCATCCCCAACTTCACCCTTACCGACCAGCGCGGCAAACGCATTACTGAAGCCACGTTTAAGGATAAGATTTACGTCGCCAACTTCTTCTTCACCGCATGCCCCGGCATCTGCCCCATGACAATGGGCAACATGGCCCGGCTGCAATCAGCTTTTGCGGAAGACGATGACATTTTGCTCCTCTCGCACTCTGTCACCCCACACCAGGACAGCACAGCTGCGCTGCAAGCTTTTGCACAAAAGATGCGTTCACTTGAGGGCAAATGGCACCTTGTGACAGGCGAACGAGCAGAAATCTATACCCTGGGCAAAGAAGCATACTTTGCGGAAGAGGACCTTGGAGAAAAGGGTATGCAGGGTAAAAGGAATGAAGCGTTTCTGCACACCGAGAGTTTTCTATTAATAGGCCAAAATCGACGGATCCGAGGGGTTTACAATGGGATGAATACCGCTTCGGTATCACAACTGATTGCAGATATCCAGATGCTAAAAGATGAGCAAAAGGGATAAAACTTATTCCAACGTGAATAACTCGATTGCACGCTGCTTGCCCCGCAACGCGCATTCACCTACAGAACGCAAGTCCACGTTTGCCATGTTGCCCAGAAGGGCCACTAAATTTTCTGAGATGAGCAGATCCACGCCAATCGTATTACACTGGCCTTGAATACGGGCAGTAGCGTTCAGTACATCGCCTGTAAAAACAATTTCCTTTTTTAGCGCACCAATCTCCCCGGTTGTTACAGTGCCGACGTGCATGCCGGCTTTAAATTCTGGTACCAGCCCAAATTGTGCCTGGTACCAGTCGGCTTTTTTCTCAAGGTCGGCTTTCATCGCCAAAAAGCTTCCTATGCAGTGGTGATTTTTCAACCCCACTTCTA containing:
- a CDS encoding SCO family protein; this translates as MSALPYYNEASFTPQWFGSPADVPPGFHSIPNFTLTDQRGKRITEATFKDKIYVANFFFTACPGICPMTMGNMARLQSAFAEDDDILLLSHSVTPHQDSTAALQAFAQKMRSLEGKWHLVTGERAEIYTLGKEAYFAEEDLGEKGMQGKRNEAFLHTESFLLIGQNRRIRGVYNGMNTASVSQLIADIQMLKDEQKG